A segment of the Aerosakkonema funiforme FACHB-1375 genome:
CAGGACTTTTTGAAGAACCTTTTGAGTAGTGATAATTTTTTTCAAGGCTAGTTAATACATATTATATGCCTATTCCTCTATCATTTGTCTCAGTTCGTTAATATTTGAGGAAAACTTTAGTTCCCCTTCTTGCTGTTCTACCTGCGCTAACTTAAAGTTATCATATATCTCATCGCGGCGTTCTTCACGGATGTATTGCTTCAACAACAGTTGAATTTTCTGCTTTTCAGCTATGGAAAGACTTTTGATTACCTCGACTACATCATTAAAAGTCATCATTTACAAGACCTCACGGTACTGACCTACTTTTAATAATGGCATAACACTCCCCGATACACCATATTTCTGAGGTGAAGCAATTAGCTGTTCAAAAAAGGCAGGATAACTTCTGCCAATTTATCTGCATATTCTTCATGCAATCCCAAGGAACCTGGTAAGAGGCGAGATTGCACTCCGGGTAATTGGGATAGCGCTTCCATTTCTGCTTTTGATTTGGGTGGACTTTGTTCGCCGATTGCTACCATTACTGGGATGGACAAATCTTTAAACCAAGCGAGAAAATCGGAACGATTTTGAACTGGATCTAATGCGCCTGTGACAAAAGCGGCAGATGCAAATCGCGCACCGGGTTGTTGGGTGGTTTGCCATTTTTGTTGGATAAAATTGTCGGTGAGGATATCTCCTTTGGCAAAAACGTGACCGCGATACATGAAGTTAAGAAATGGCGGTATTGTGTTGAGTGCGTAAAGCATTTCTCCTAAGATGGGCGATCGCACTATCTCTCTGAGTATGTTAGACTGTTCCTCGTTTA
Coding sequences within it:
- a CDS encoding alpha/beta fold hydrolase — translated: MSQLTLETIGATRQEYQWIWQGQQLSIAYDILGEGKTVLLLPALSSVSTRGEMGELAKSLASQFQVVAVDWPGFGQSSRSQLDYRPALYHQFLQYFVKNIINKPAAVVAAGHAAGYAMKLAKTQPDIFSHIVLAAPTWRGPLPTMGLNEEQSNILREIVRSPILGEMLYALNTIPPFLNFMYRGHVFAKGDILTDNFIQQKWQTTQQPGARFASAAFVTGALDPVQNRSDFLAWFKDLSIPVMVAIGEQSPPKSKAEMEALSQLPGVQSRLLPGSLGLHEEYADKLAEVILPFLNS